One window of the Pedobacter ginsengisoli genome contains the following:
- the dnaN gene encoding DNA polymerase III subunit beta, which produces MRFIVSTSTLLKHLQTVNGASSSSTVLPILENFLFEIKDGNLTISATDLQTSMTTSLAVESKEGGKVAVPARILLDTLKTLPDQPISFNIDDASFSIEISAGDGKYKLSGENGDDFPKIPVVENASSVNLPASVLTEAITKTIFAVSNDELRPAMTGVFCQLSEEHITFVATDAHKLVRYRRMDSKGDKSSSFILPKKALTLLKAALPSTDVNVSVDYNATSAFFKFENINLVCRLIDERYPDYEAVIPANNPNKLVIDRALFLNTLRRVVIFANKTTHQVRLKINGSELNISSEDLDFANEAHERLSCQYEGEDLEIGFNARFLIEMLSNLSGEEVTLELSTPNRAGLLIPQTNDENEDVLMLVMPVMLNNYN; this is translated from the coding sequence ATGAGATTTATTGTATCAACATCAACGTTATTAAAACATTTGCAAACTGTAAATGGTGCATCGAGCAGCAGTACTGTTTTGCCTATACTGGAAAATTTCTTATTTGAAATTAAAGACGGAAATTTAACGATATCTGCAACTGATTTACAAACCAGCATGACCACTTCGTTGGCTGTTGAATCTAAAGAAGGCGGAAAAGTAGCGGTACCTGCAAGAATATTGTTAGATACCTTAAAAACTTTACCAGATCAACCTATTTCTTTTAATATTGATGATGCATCATTCTCTATTGAGATTAGTGCAGGTGATGGTAAATATAAATTGAGCGGCGAAAACGGAGATGATTTTCCGAAAATACCGGTTGTTGAAAATGCTTCGTCTGTAAACTTACCGGCCTCGGTATTAACGGAAGCTATTACCAAGACTATTTTTGCGGTAAGTAATGACGAGTTGAGGCCGGCAATGACAGGTGTTTTCTGTCAGCTGTCTGAAGAACACATTACTTTTGTAGCTACCGATGCCCATAAATTGGTGAGATACAGACGTATGGATAGCAAGGGTGATAAGTCATCGTCTTTTATACTTCCTAAAAAGGCTTTAACTTTATTGAAAGCTGCATTGCCATCAACAGATGTTAATGTTTCTGTTGATTATAACGCAACAAGTGCTTTCTTTAAATTTGAAAATATAAACCTGGTTTGTCGTTTAATTGATGAGCGTTATCCGGATTACGAAGCGGTAATTCCTGCTAATAATCCTAATAAATTGGTAATTGACAGGGCTTTGTTCTTGAATACATTGCGCAGGGTAGTTATTTTTGCTAATAAAACTACTCACCAGGTAAGGCTAAAAATTAATGGAAGTGAATTAAACATTTCATCAGAGGATTTAGATTTTGCTAATGAAGCTCATGAGCGTTTAAGCTGCCAATATGAAGGTGAGGATTTGGAGATTGGATTTAACGCACGTTTCTTAATTGAAATGTTAAGTAATTTGAGTGGCGAGGAAGTTACATTGGAGCTTTCTACACCAAATCGTGCAGGTTTGTTAATTCCTCAAACCAATGATGAGAACGAAGATGTTTTAATGCTGGTTATGCCGGTAATGTTAAATAATTACAATTAA
- the gldG gene encoding gliding motility-associated ABC transporter substrate-binding protein GldG, producing MVKLKNSKVVGLLLFVAGLVLLNVAAQYVYTRFDFTKEKRFTLTPKSKTILKEANKPITITVFLDGELPAAFKRLKNATKDLLADYKAYAGIEINVKFVDPIAGLSAIEQDTVINQLYQAGIEPTTLNIKNDNGFAQKTIFPMAMVEGNDNQMALKLLQNLDASGNYEENINNSIQNLEYVFTSAIQKILSGQHPRIGFTEGNGELSDLLLNDAIKSLSESYDVGRVDLNQIDKAGLDKLKLLIIAKPEKEFTEAEKYKINYFVMNGGGVVWSIDQVGASLDSLRGAGEQLAFNRKLNLDDMLFMYGARVNYDLVADANCAEIPLSMGGQQGQIQMAPWVFYPLLMPDTAHNLVKNIDGIRSEFVSTVDTIGVKGVSKKVILQSSAYNKVHNTPKMLSLQMVAEQPDPREYASFQRTVGVLLEGKFPSVFLNRPVPAGITEQYNLPAESKPAKMIVIGDGDIFKNQISARDGSVFPLGFDRYTQRNYGNKALLLNIADFLSNDNNLISLRNKEVKIRLLDKVRLRTEKLQWQLINVVFPLLLLISLAIFQHYYRKRKYAR from the coding sequence ATGGTAAAGCTTAAGAATAGTAAAGTAGTTGGTTTACTGCTTTTTGTGGCAGGATTGGTATTGCTTAATGTTGCTGCCCAGTATGTTTATACGCGGTTTGATTTTACCAAAGAGAAACGCTTTACGCTAACACCCAAATCTAAAACGATTTTAAAAGAAGCGAATAAACCAATAACAATTACTGTGTTTTTAGATGGTGAGTTGCCAGCGGCATTTAAACGCCTGAAAAATGCAACTAAGGACCTGTTGGCCGATTATAAAGCTTATGCGGGTATAGAGATCAATGTTAAATTTGTGGACCCAATTGCCGGTTTGTCTGCCATTGAACAGGATACAGTTATCAATCAGTTATACCAGGCAGGAATTGAGCCTACTACGCTGAACATTAAGAACGATAATGGCTTTGCTCAGAAAACGATATTTCCGATGGCAATGGTTGAAGGGAATGACAATCAGATGGCTTTAAAGTTGTTGCAAAATCTGGATGCGTCGGGTAATTATGAAGAAAACATCAATAATTCTATCCAGAATTTAGAGTATGTGTTTACATCGGCCATACAGAAAATATTAAGTGGGCAGCACCCAAGAATTGGGTTTACGGAAGGAAACGGTGAATTGTCTGATCTGCTGTTGAATGATGCCATAAAAAGCTTATCGGAAAGTTATGATGTGGGCAGGGTAGATCTTAATCAGATTGATAAAGCCGGTTTAGATAAACTAAAATTACTGATAATTGCCAAGCCAGAAAAGGAGTTTACAGAAGCCGAAAAGTATAAAATCAACTATTTTGTAATGAATGGTGGAGGTGTAGTTTGGAGCATAGATCAGGTTGGTGCCAGTTTGGATAGTTTAAGAGGAGCCGGGGAACAGCTTGCTTTTAACAGAAAGCTGAACCTTGATGATATGTTGTTTATGTATGGTGCACGGGTTAACTATGATCTTGTGGCTGATGCCAATTGTGCCGAAATCCCTTTAAGTATGGGTGGGCAGCAAGGGCAGATTCAAATGGCGCCATGGGTGTTTTATCCGTTACTGATGCCCGATACGGCACACAATCTGGTAAAAAATATTGATGGCATAAGAAGCGAATTTGTAAGTACGGTGGATACTATAGGGGTAAAAGGAGTTAGTAAAAAGGTGATTTTGCAAAGTTCAGCTTATAATAAAGTGCATAATACGCCAAAAATGCTCTCGTTGCAGATGGTTGCTGAACAGCCTGATCCGCGTGAATATGCCAGTTTTCAGCGCACAGTAGGGGTATTGTTAGAAGGTAAATTTCCATCTGTGTTTTTAAACAGACCCGTGCCAGCCGGAATTACTGAGCAATATAACTTGCCTGCCGAAAGTAAGCCCGCCAAAATGATTGTGATTGGAGACGGAGATATCTTTAAAAATCAGATAAGTGCTAGGGATGGCTCTGTTTTTCCGCTTGGTTTTGACAGATATACGCAAAGAAACTATGGAAATAAGGCATTGTTATTAAATATTGCCGACTTTTTATCTAATGATAATAATTTAATCTCTTTACGCAATAAAGAAGTTAAGATCAGGTTGTTGGATAAGGTGCGTTTGCGTACCGAAAAGTTGCAATGGCAGCTTATTAATGTTGTTTTTCCTTTACTATTGTTAATATCGCTCGCAATTTTTCAACATTATTACCGTAAGCGTAAGTATGCAAGGTAA
- the gldF gene encoding gliding motility-associated ABC transporter permease subunit GldF has product MYAVFKRELFSLLNSLMAYITIGVFLLASGLLLWVFPDTSILEYGYVELTGFFSLAPFLFMFLIPAVTMRSFAEERREGTYILLASRPLTDWQIIMAKYCACLVLVLLALIPTLVYYYSVYKLGMPVGNIDTGAVIGSYLGLLLLGSSFVGIGIFASSITKNQVIAFAVAVFICFVTYSGFDALSKIFAMRYLESVFLAISVNEHYQSISRGVLDTRDLVYFISFVLFFLGLTRLVIGGRKW; this is encoded by the coding sequence ATGTACGCAGTTTTTAAAAGGGAATTATTCAGTTTACTAAATTCATTAATGGCATATATTACCATTGGTGTGTTTTTGTTGGCTTCGGGATTGTTGCTTTGGGTTTTTCCGGATACCTCTATATTGGAGTATGGCTATGTTGAATTAACAGGTTTTTTTAGTTTAGCGCCCTTCCTTTTTATGTTTTTGATTCCTGCGGTTACTATGCGCTCATTTGCCGAAGAAAGACGAGAAGGTACTTATATTTTACTGGCATCAAGGCCATTAACAGATTGGCAAATCATTATGGCAAAGTATTGTGCCTGTTTGGTTTTGGTGCTGCTGGCACTAATACCTACACTAGTTTATTATTATTCTGTTTATAAGCTGGGCATGCCAGTTGGTAATATTGATACAGGCGCTGTAATTGGATCATATTTAGGCTTATTGTTGCTCGGGAGCTCATTTGTTGGCATCGGTATATTTGCTTCTTCCATTACTAAAAATCAGGTTATTGCTTTTGCCGTAGCTGTGTTTATTTGCTTTGTGACCTATAGTGGTTTTGATGCGCTGAGCAAAATTTTTGCAATGCGATATCTGGAAAGTGTTTTTCTAGCCATAAGTGTAAATGAACATTATCAATCTATAAGCCGGGGGGTATTGGATACCCGAGATCTTGTTTATTTTATAAGTTTTGTATTGTTCTTTTTGGGGCTTACCAGATTAGTGATTGGAGGCCGGAAATGGTAA
- a CDS encoding outer membrane beta-barrel protein, with amino-acid sequence MKKIFFLILIAGLFQFAIVKAQSGSQIAEPRLGIGFDVGLPTGNFGDFANYGTGGSILYQHPISESLNITGNVGYIRFNGKETIGTLKYRQSFIPIKVGARYFITKNIYGTAELGSSIATANDSGASFIYTPGLGFEIPVSNTGSLDIGARYESWTKNTGTLSFVGLRAGYNF; translated from the coding sequence ATGAAAAAAATATTTTTCTTAATTCTTATAGCAGGACTTTTCCAGTTTGCAATTGTTAAAGCACAATCAGGTTCTCAGATTGCAGAACCCAGGCTAGGGATTGGATTTGATGTAGGTCTGCCTACGGGCAATTTTGGCGATTTTGCAAATTACGGAACAGGGGGTTCAATACTTTATCAGCATCCAATATCAGAATCATTAAATATTACAGGTAATGTAGGGTACATCAGGTTTAATGGCAAAGAAACTATTGGTACACTTAAATACAGGCAAAGCTTTATTCCAATTAAGGTTGGTGCAAGGTATTTTATTACTAAAAATATTTACGGAACAGCCGAACTAGGTTCGTCAATTGCTACTGCTAATGATAGTGGTGCTTCTTTTATTTATACACCAGGTTTAGGTTTCGAAATCCCTGTTTCAAATACTGGCTCTTTAGATATAGGAGCCAGATACGAAAGCTGGACAAAAAACACAGGTACATTATCATTTGTTGGCTTAAGGGCCGGATACAATTTTTAA
- a CDS encoding outer membrane beta-barrel protein, producing the protein MKKVFLLTAIAGLFAFSSVKAQKDVAMTGPKLGIGAEFAFPMGDFGDAYKLGYGGSLLYQHPVASNLNLTGSAGFINFQSKDLPIVGKINSGFIPVKAGARYFVAENFYIGGELGAAFSTESGGKTGFAYSPGIGIEFPVSDGGAIELGGRYEGWSYKGGTNSFIGLRLAYNFGL; encoded by the coding sequence ATGAAAAAAGTATTTTTACTAACAGCAATTGCAGGTCTTTTTGCATTCTCAAGCGTTAAAGCGCAAAAAGATGTTGCTATGACAGGTCCAAAGTTAGGTATTGGAGCTGAATTCGCATTCCCTATGGGTGATTTTGGTGATGCTTATAAATTAGGATACGGTGGTTCCCTATTGTATCAGCACCCCGTAGCTTCCAATTTAAATTTAACTGGTAGTGCCGGTTTTATTAATTTTCAATCTAAAGATTTACCTATTGTAGGAAAAATAAATTCTGGTTTTATCCCAGTTAAAGCAGGTGCAAGATATTTTGTAGCCGAAAACTTTTATATTGGTGGTGAGCTTGGTGCTGCTTTCTCTACTGAATCAGGTGGGAAAACTGGGTTTGCTTACTCTCCAGGTATTGGTATTGAGTTCCCGGTTTCTGATGGCGGCGCTATAGAATTAGGAGGACGTTATGAAGGTTGGTCATATAAGGGAGGAACTAATTCTTTCATCGGACTTAGATTAGCTTATAACTTCGGGTTATAA
- a CDS encoding ATP-binding cassette domain-containing protein: MSIKVQYLSKHYDKQKAVDEVSFEVKPGSILGFLGPNGAGKSTTMRMLTGYLKPTSGSAQLCGFDTQTQSLDVRRIIGYLPENTPLYTDMYVKEFLLFVANTYKLQNPEHKVKDTIEAVGLGAEQHKKIHMLSKGYKQRVGLAQAIIHNPQVLVLDEPTSGLDPNQLTDIRELIKKLGKDKTVILSTHIMQEVEAVCEEVIILNKGRIVANAEITELKKQHQSSSLEDIFRKLTF, translated from the coding sequence TTGAGCATTAAAGTACAGTATTTGTCAAAGCATTACGATAAGCAAAAGGCTGTCGATGAAGTTAGTTTTGAAGTTAAACCCGGTAGCATATTGGGGTTCCTGGGACCAAACGGTGCCGGCAAATCTACCACCATGCGCATGCTAACCGGTTACCTTAAACCAACCTCAGGCTCGGCCCAGTTGTGCGGCTTTGATACTCAAACCCAAAGTTTAGATGTTAGGCGTATCATTGGTTACCTGCCCGAAAACACACCTTTGTATACTGACATGTATGTAAAAGAGTTTTTATTGTTTGTTGCCAATACCTATAAGCTGCAAAACCCTGAACACAAGGTTAAAGACACTATAGAAGCAGTTGGTTTAGGGGCTGAGCAGCATAAAAAGATACATATGCTTTCAAAAGGCTATAAACAAAGGGTAGGGTTAGCTCAGGCTATAATCCACAACCCACAGGTTTTGGTACTTGATGAACCTACCTCGGGTTTAGATCCTAACCAGCTCACAGATATCCGTGAGCTGATAAAGAAATTAGGAAAAGACAAAACGGTTATCCTTTCAACACATATTATGCAGGAGGTAGAGGCAGTTTGCGAGGAGGTGATTATCCTTAATAAAGGGAGAATTGTAGCAAATGCCGAAATAACTGAACTTAAAAAACAACACCAGTCTTCATCTCTCGAAGATATTTTTAGAAAATTGACATTCTAG
- a CDS encoding glycine--tRNA ligase codes for MAKNTNDEQFKNVISHAKEYGFVFQSSEIYDGLSAVYDYGQLGAELKNNIKTYWWKAMVQMHENIVGIDSAIFMHPKIWKASGHVDGFNDPMIDNKDSKKRYRADQLLEDKIARYEKDGKTDKAAKLQIDMDEALKAENLQELKALIEEHGIVCPVSGTKNWTEVRQFNLMFSTQFGAMADGAEEIYLRPETAQGIFVNFLNVQKTGRMKIPFGIAQIGKAFRNEVIARQFIMRMREFEQMEMQFFVRPGEDEKWFAYWKEARLKWHLALGTSAEKYRYHDHVKLAHYANAATDIEFEFPFGFKEVEGIHSRTDFDLSQHQEYSGKKMQYFDNDLNEEGKPYGNYVPYVIETSIGLDRMFLLTMINAFEEEDLSEGEKQDSRTLLRLHPCLAPVKVAIFPLTKKDGLPEKAREIMNSLKLDFNCVYEEKDAIGKRYRRQDAIGTPFCLTIDHQTLEDDTVTIRHRDTMEQQRIDIKDLQSLIESKTSWKNLLR; via the coding sequence ATGGCAAAAAATACTAACGACGAGCAATTTAAAAATGTAATATCACACGCTAAGGAATATGGTTTTGTATTCCAAAGCAGCGAAATATATGATGGACTAAGTGCTGTATATGATTACGGGCAGTTAGGCGCAGAATTAAAAAACAACATCAAAACTTATTGGTGGAAAGCCATGGTACAAATGCATGAAAATATTGTAGGCATTGATTCTGCAATATTTATGCATCCAAAAATATGGAAAGCAAGTGGTCACGTTGATGGATTTAACGATCCGATGATCGATAACAAAGATTCGAAAAAACGTTACCGTGCTGATCAGTTATTAGAAGACAAAATTGCACGTTACGAAAAAGACGGCAAAACAGATAAAGCTGCAAAGCTGCAAATTGATATGGATGAGGCTTTAAAAGCCGAAAATCTGCAGGAATTAAAGGCATTAATTGAAGAGCATGGCATTGTATGCCCGGTAAGCGGCACCAAAAACTGGACAGAGGTCCGCCAGTTTAACCTGATGTTTAGTACACAGTTTGGTGCTATGGCCGATGGTGCTGAGGAAATTTACTTACGCCCTGAAACTGCACAAGGTATTTTTGTAAACTTCCTTAATGTTCAAAAAACAGGAAGAATGAAAATTCCTTTTGGTATTGCACAAATAGGTAAAGCCTTTAGAAATGAAGTAATTGCCCGTCAGTTTATTATGCGCATGCGCGAGTTTGAACAAATGGAAATGCAATTCTTTGTTCGCCCGGGCGAAGACGAAAAATGGTTTGCTTACTGGAAAGAGGCACGTTTAAAATGGCATTTAGCTTTGGGTACTTCTGCTGAGAAATACAGATACCATGACCATGTTAAACTTGCTCATTATGCAAACGCTGCTACTGATATTGAATTTGAATTCCCTTTTGGGTTTAAAGAGGTAGAGGGTATCCATAGCCGTACAGATTTTGATCTTTCTCAGCATCAGGAATACTCTGGCAAGAAAATGCAATATTTCGATAATGATCTTAATGAAGAAGGAAAACCATATGGCAACTATGTACCTTATGTAATTGAAACTTCTATCGGTTTAGATCGTATGTTCTTGTTAACCATGATCAATGCTTTTGAAGAGGAGGATTTGAGCGAAGGTGAAAAACAAGACAGCAGAACTTTATTACGCTTGCATCCATGCCTTGCTCCTGTTAAGGTTGCCATATTCCCGCTTACCAAAAAAGATGGTTTACCGGAAAAAGCCAGAGAAATTATGAACAGCTTGAAACTGGATTTCAACTGTGTATATGAAGAAAAAGATGCTATCGGTAAACGTTACCGCAGGCAAGATGCTATTGGTACTCCTTTCTGCTTAACAATTGACCACCAAACGTTGGAAGATGATACGGTAACTATCCGCCATCGTGACACTATGGAGCAGCAACGTATTGATATTAAAGATCTTCAATCGTTAATTGAAAGCAAAACAAGCTGGAAAAACTTGTTGAGATAG
- a CDS encoding PQQ-binding-like beta-propeller repeat protein, giving the protein MRLLTLLFFYLSFIGAANAQFRGKVFLDKNKNKLAESTEQGMPGVAVSDGQNVTRTDKDGNYSLPGNSKTRFIFITLPSGYKLTDKHYIKAEATIKAYNFGIIEDPTSAGASVKMLQITDTETDKYNDWIVNVKDYAKKQGISFIVHTGDICYEKGLNFHANQITSETMGKQIFYCIGNHDLVKGAYGEELFENLFGPVYYSFDAGPAHFIITPMRSGDFQPSYTVDEVISWMRNDLAAVDKNKPVIIFNHDLLTYNDQFILKGKNDSINLNDNNLKAWVYGHWHNNFVRKSENTGIHYISTAPPDKGGIDNSAGQFLSIEIDKNGVKEVKPHYTYLHKHLVVNTPSGTDMVKVKNGALIINANVYDSETTVKSVKSIIYNTKGNKVAETTLTANTDWNWGGEIPVAKLEKGKSLTIQTEVTFADGEHHIQKQAFTIAADVAKTALKWVSNIKGNIWKTAPLFAQGRLFAATIDDGNNINCGITALDPQSGKILWRYKTHNSIKHEMAYDGGLILCTDMEGFTYALKASSGQLFWKKNLGMKSLPGYISAGVAENGIYYTGAEGYFQALDVKTGKTIWVNKEWRGGEGTPEKMTIAGDVIITGSNWQSLFGHDKKTGKLLWKRSDEGLRFRSSTGKYINDKLYITGLNSIFVIDPKTGKTLQKIDADYEFKVMATPLVTDKYIVMPTAKHGVVAYDINTLKQAWNRTTDNALVYSAPYAGPESATVECSVIRYKNKLLFGASDGFLYVLDENSGNIIRKINLGAPVFADLSVVDNTVYVGDFAGNVFAISNI; this is encoded by the coding sequence ATGAGATTATTAACTCTTTTATTTTTTTACTTATCCTTTATAGGAGCAGCAAATGCCCAGTTTAGGGGTAAAGTTTTTCTGGATAAGAATAAAAACAAACTTGCCGAGTCAACTGAACAGGGCATGCCAGGTGTTGCCGTATCTGACGGGCAAAACGTAACCCGTACAGATAAGGATGGTAACTATAGCTTGCCGGGAAATTCAAAAACAAGATTTATATTCATCACCCTTCCTTCAGGATACAAGCTTACTGATAAGCATTACATCAAAGCGGAAGCAACAATTAAAGCCTATAATTTCGGTATTATAGAAGATCCTACAAGTGCGGGGGCATCGGTAAAAATGCTTCAGATTACCGATACCGAAACGGATAAGTATAACGACTGGATTGTGAATGTAAAGGACTATGCCAAAAAGCAAGGCATTAGCTTTATTGTGCATACCGGTGATATCTGTTATGAAAAAGGCCTGAATTTTCATGCAAATCAAATCACGTCCGAAACCATGGGTAAGCAAATATTTTATTGTATTGGTAACCATGATCTTGTTAAAGGAGCATATGGCGAGGAGCTGTTCGAAAATCTGTTTGGCCCCGTATATTATTCCTTTGATGCAGGACCTGCACATTTTATTATAACCCCAATGAGGTCTGGCGATTTTCAGCCATCTTACACGGTTGATGAAGTGATCAGCTGGATGAGAAATGATCTTGCTGCTGTTGATAAAAACAAACCTGTAATTATCTTTAATCACGATCTCCTTACTTATAACGATCAATTCATTTTAAAAGGTAAAAATGATTCTATCAATTTAAATGATAACAATTTAAAAGCATGGGTTTATGGCCATTGGCATAATAATTTTGTAAGGAAAAGCGAAAACACCGGTATTCATTACATATCAACTGCACCACCTGATAAAGGTGGTATAGATAATTCGGCCGGACAATTTTTATCTATAGAAATTGATAAAAATGGTGTAAAGGAAGTAAAACCACATTACACTTATTTACATAAGCACCTGGTTGTAAATACACCATCGGGAACTGATATGGTAAAAGTGAAAAATGGTGCACTAATTATAAATGCCAATGTTTACGATAGTGAAACCACAGTAAAAAGTGTTAAGAGCATAATTTATAACACTAAAGGGAATAAGGTTGCTGAAACAACCTTAACTGCAAATACCGATTGGAATTGGGGAGGAGAAATACCGGTGGCTAAGCTCGAAAAAGGAAAATCTTTAACTATTCAAACTGAAGTTACCTTTGCCGATGGTGAGCATCACATACAGAAGCAAGCCTTTACAATTGCTGCTGATGTTGCAAAAACCGCGTTAAAATGGGTAAGTAACATAAAAGGAAATATTTGGAAAACTGCGCCTCTGTTTGCACAAGGACGATTATTTGCCGCAACTATAGATGATGGCAACAACATTAACTGCGGAATTACGGCGCTTGATCCGCAGAGTGGAAAGATTTTGTGGCGTTATAAAACCCATAATTCCATAAAGCATGAAATGGCTTACGATGGGGGCTTAATTTTATGTACAGATATGGAAGGTTTTACTTATGCATTAAAAGCCTCATCTGGCCAACTGTTTTGGAAGAAAAATCTGGGCATGAAAAGTTTGCCGGGCTACATCTCTGCCGGAGTAGCCGAGAACGGTATTTATTATACCGGTGCCGAAGGCTATTTTCAGGCACTTGACGTGAAAACTGGTAAAACTATCTGGGTAAATAAAGAATGGCGCGGCGGAGAAGGTACTCCAGAAAAGATGACAATTGCCGGCGATGTAATAATTACCGGAAGTAACTGGCAAAGCCTGTTCGGACACGATAAAAAGACCGGTAAATTGCTTTGGAAAAGAAGCGATGAAGGCTTGCGTTTTAGAAGCAGTACAGGTAAGTATATAAATGATAAGTTATACATTACCGGACTGAACTCCATTTTTGTGATAGATCCTAAAACCGGGAAAACACTACAGAAAATTGATGCCGATTATGAATTTAAAGTAATGGCAACTCCTTTGGTAACCGATAAATACATTGTCATGCCAACAGCTAAACATGGTGTTGTTGCATACGATATAAATACATTAAAACAAGCATGGAATAGAACTACCGATAATGCCCTTGTTTATTCAGCTCCATATGCTGGCCCTGAGTCAGCTACTGTTGAATGTTCGGTTATCAGATATAAAAATAAACTCTTGTTCGGAGCGTCTGATGGTTTCCTTTATGTTTTAGATGAAAATTCTGGAAATATCATAAGAAAAATTAATCTGGGAGCTCCGGTATTTGCAGATTTATCTGTGGTTGACAATACAGTTTACGTAGGAGATTTTGCTGGTAATGTATTTGCAATTTCAAATATTTAG